The sequence GCACTTTTCGAAGTCCTCGCCCTTGTGGATGTAACCACAGACCGGGCAAAGATAGAACTTTTCGTCGTCCGGCGCGTCGAGGTCGTTGTATGCGGCCAGATAGCGTTCTGCGTGGACCGATTCGGCAAGCTTGGCCCGCGAGAACACCATGACAGCCTTGTTGTTTCCCTCTTCCTGGGCCTTCTTGATGAAGGACGGGTACATGTCCGAGGTTTCGTAGATCTCGCCGTTGGCCCCGGAGATGAGGTTCAGGTCGCAGGTGCCGGGAACCGGCGCGTCGACCGTGGGCTTTTCGTAATCCGGGTCCATGTCGGCAACCAGGCCATACTCCAGGTCGATATGAATCTGCTCGGCGGCAGCCGTG is a genomic window of uncultured Pseudodesulfovibrio sp. containing:
- a CDS encoding rubrerythrin family protein, which encodes MKVRAQAPNTKNSTNFNAASDSKTTVGTTLENLKAAISGETGAHNKYLAFAKAAKEQGYDQIARLFTATAAAEQIHIDLEYGLVADMDPDYEKPTVDAPVPGTCDLNLISGANGEIYETSDMYPSFIKKAQEEGNNKAVMVFSRAKLAESVHAERYLAAYNDLDAPDDEKFYLCPVCGYIHKGEDFEKCPICFKQKDGFTAY